A region from the Aegilops tauschii subsp. strangulata cultivar AL8/78 chromosome 5, Aet v6.0, whole genome shotgun sequence genome encodes:
- the LOC109746864 gene encoding 2-alkenal reductase (NADP(+)-dependent) — protein MAEVSNKRVILKRYVTGFPAEDDMELVPATARLAVPPGSNAVVVKNLYLSCDPYLRSRMSGNDEPSHVPDFVQGEVLTTLGVSKVVESGHQDYKPGDLVWGMTGCEEYTLITDLQSHFKINHPELPLSYYTGVLGMPGLTAYVGFFDVAKPKKGEYVFVSAASGAVGQLVGQLAKISGCYVVGSAGSDEKVNLLKTKFGFDDAFNYKKEQDLDATLKRCFPEGIDIYFENVGGAMLDAVLLNMRLHGRVSVCGLISQYNLEQSEGVRNLFCIITKRIRMEGFIVTDHYGSYRKFEEEMAGYLKEGKITYVEDVAEGIESFPTALIGLFYGRNIGKQLVVVARE, from the exons ATGGCGGAGGTGAGCAACAAGAGGGTGATCCTGAAGCGCTACGTGACGGGGTTCCCCGCCGAGGACGACATGGAGCTCGTCCCCGCGACGGCGCGCCTGGCCGTGCCGCCCGGGTCGAACGCCGTGGTGGTCAAGAACCTCTACCTCTCCTGCGACCCCTACCTGCGCAGCCGGATGTCCGGGAACGACGAGCCCAGCCACGTGCCGGACTTCGTCCAGGGGGAG GTTTTAACCACTTTGGGCGTAAGCAAGGTGGTGGAATCCGGGCACCAGGATTACAAGCCCGGTGATCTGGTGTGGGGAATGACAGGATGTGAAGAGTACACTTTGATCACGGACCTGCAGTCACATTTCAAGATCAACCATCCTGAATTGCCGCTGTCATACTACACAGGAGTTCTTG GCATGCCTGGCCTTACTGCCTATGTTGGATTTTTTGACGTGGCCAAGCCAAAGAAGGGCGAGTATGTCTTTGTGTCGGCAGCGTCAGGCGCCGTTGGACAGCTTGTCGGGCAACTTGCCAAGATCTCTGGCTGCTATGTGGTTGGTAGTGCCGGTTCTGATGAGAAG GTCAACCTCCTAAAAACAAAGTTTGGGTTTGATGATGCCTTCAACTACAAGAAGGAGCAGGACCTGGACGCCACACTGAAGAG GTGCTTCCCAGAGGGCATTGACATCTACTTCGAGAACGTGGGTGGCGCGATGCTGGACGCGGTGCTTCTTAACATGAGGTTGCACGGGCGGGTGTCGGTGTGCGGGTTGATCTCGCAGTACAACCTGGAGCAGAGCGAGGGCGTGCGCAACCTTTTCTGCATCATCACCAAGCGCATCCGCATGGAGGGGTTCATCGTGACGGATCACTACGGCAGCTACAGAAAGTTCGAAGAGGAGATGGCCGGCTACCTCAAGGAAGGGAAGATCACCTACGTGGAGGATGTCGCCGAGGGGATCGAGAGCTTCCCGACGGCCCTCATCGGGCTCTTCTACGGGCGCAACATCGGAAAGCAGCTGGTGGTCGTCGCACGGGAGTGA